A DNA window from Actinomycetota bacterium contains the following coding sequences:
- a CDS encoding EAL domain-containing protein translates to MSTQDLRRPLYETLRHAPAKLAAMLPSGGSLALPEWRRRHRAIVWLLWAHVVGVEIYGLIRGFSFIHVSLEVCVMALCAHVANRESLTPKRRSIAASIGLMTASAELVHLSGGLIEMHFHFFVMVAVIALYQDWLPFLLAVSFVLVHHAVMGTIDPRSVYDNPAAIANPWLWAAIHAGFVLAESVACLVWWKLAEEANVRQRSAEAASRATTEQLARNGNRFRALLQNASDAVLLLDAQFRITYVSESAGRVLGRVPGELIGGSFPEMVHQDDLNEVLAQLEAARTTRDSVASLEHRFSTAGGSWFRCETVVANLLDNPSVEALVLTTRDVTVRRDLEDQLRVLAYRDPLTGLANRHAFLARVEDALSRRDGGAGGCTVLFLDLDNFKTVNDSLGHPAGDSLLWTVARRIEANVRPHDVVARLGGDEFAVLIPDILDLNTLIGLAERLLAKIHEPVLLDGTEILPQASLGVSLGSGPAQDVAALLRDADAAMYEAKRRGKGCYQLFRPELLAGALARLELEADLRRAIAEEEFVIRYQPVVTLGDGELAGVEALIRWEHPQRGLLSPAEFIEVAEETGLIVPIGRWMLQRACEQMVRLQRRTGSRFHLNVNLSSRQIAEDGFEAEVAAVLASTGMDPACLVLEITETVLMNDADETVGRMRRLHELGVRFAMDDFGTGYSSLAYLRRFPIQVLKIDRAFVSSMGDGVEELALVRAIISLAETFGMEVVAEGVEHQWQATRLFSMGCGLGQGYFFDRPLSIDALEARVSRPPLQRRPLVSASLVPALPATA, encoded by the coding sequence ATGAGCACCCAGGACCTGAGGCGCCCCCTGTACGAAACCCTGCGACACGCCCCTGCCAAGTTGGCGGCCATGCTCCCTTCCGGTGGATCCCTCGCCCTGCCAGAGTGGCGGCGGCGTCACCGGGCCATCGTGTGGCTGCTTTGGGCGCATGTGGTGGGCGTGGAGATCTACGGGCTGATCCGTGGGTTCAGCTTCATCCACGTGAGCCTCGAGGTCTGCGTCATGGCCCTCTGCGCCCACGTGGCAAACCGGGAGAGCCTCACGCCCAAGCGACGCTCCATTGCGGCGAGCATCGGGCTCATGACCGCCTCCGCCGAGCTGGTGCACCTGTCCGGCGGTCTCATCGAGATGCACTTTCATTTCTTCGTGATGGTGGCGGTCATCGCCCTGTACCAGGACTGGCTACCCTTCCTACTCGCCGTCAGCTTCGTCCTGGTGCACCACGCGGTCATGGGGACCATCGACCCCCGCTCGGTGTACGACAATCCTGCAGCCATCGCCAACCCGTGGCTGTGGGCCGCCATCCACGCTGGTTTTGTCCTGGCCGAGTCGGTGGCATGCCTGGTGTGGTGGAAGCTGGCCGAGGAAGCCAATGTGCGCCAACGCAGCGCAGAGGCGGCCAGCAGGGCCACCACCGAGCAGCTGGCCCGCAACGGCAACCGCTTCCGCGCACTGCTACAGAACGCCTCTGACGCCGTCCTGCTCCTCGACGCCCAATTCCGGATCACCTACGTGAGCGAATCGGCCGGCCGGGTGCTGGGGCGGGTGCCCGGCGAGCTGATCGGCGGCAGCTTCCCCGAGATGGTTCATCAGGACGATCTGAATGAGGTCCTTGCACAATTGGAGGCGGCCCGCACCACGCGTGATTCGGTAGCGTCCCTCGAGCACCGGTTCTCGACCGCTGGCGGGTCCTGGTTCCGCTGCGAGACGGTGGTGGCCAACCTCCTCGACAACCCAAGCGTCGAAGCGTTGGTGCTCACGACCCGGGATGTGACGGTCCGCCGAGACCTCGAGGACCAGCTCCGCGTGCTGGCGTACCGGGATCCCCTTACTGGCCTCGCCAACCGGCATGCTTTCCTGGCGCGGGTGGAGGATGCCTTGAGCCGGCGTGACGGGGGGGCCGGCGGATGCACCGTGCTGTTCCTCGACCTCGACAACTTCAAGACGGTCAACGACAGCCTGGGTCACCCCGCCGGCGACTCCCTGCTCTGGACCGTCGCTCGACGGATCGAGGCCAATGTTCGCCCGCATGACGTGGTCGCACGATTGGGCGGAGATGAGTTTGCCGTCCTTATTCCTGACATCCTCGATCTAAACACGCTGATTGGCCTGGCGGAACGTCTCCTGGCGAAGATCCATGAGCCGGTGCTGCTGGATGGCACCGAAATTCTCCCGCAGGCCAGCCTCGGGGTGTCGCTCGGCAGCGGCCCCGCCCAGGACGTTGCTGCGCTCCTGCGGGACGCTGACGCCGCCATGTACGAGGCCAAGCGGCGCGGCAAGGGGTGCTACCAGCTCTTCCGGCCGGAGTTGCTGGCGGGAGCCCTGGCCCGGCTGGAGCTTGAGGCTGACCTGCGCCGGGCCATCGCCGAGGAGGAGTTCGTTATCCGCTACCAGCCCGTGGTGACCCTGGGCGACGGGGAGTTGGCCGGCGTCGAGGCACTGATCCGCTGGGAGCACCCGCAGCGCGGCCTGCTCAGTCCCGCCGAGTTCATAGAGGTCGCCGAGGAAACCGGCCTCATCGTGCCCATCGGGCGGTGGATGTTGCAGAGGGCCTGCGAGCAGATGGTCCGTCTCCAGCGCCGCACGGGTAGCCGTTTCCATTTGAACGTGAACCTCTCCTCCCGCCAGATTGCGGAGGACGGGTTCGAAGCGGAAGTGGCGGCCGTGCTGGCGTCGACGGGCATGGACCCCGCGTGCCTGGTCCTGGAGATCACCGAGACCGTGCTGATGAACGACGCGGACGAGACCGTCGGGCGGATGCGCCGGCTGCACGAGCTGGGGGTCCGCTTCGCGATGGACGATTTCGGCACCGGGTATTCGTCGCTGGCCTATCTCCGCCGCTTCCCCATTCAGGTGCTCAAGATCGACCGAGCGTTCGTCAGCTCCATGGGGGACGGCGTTGAGGAGCTCGCCCTGGTCCGTGCGATTATCAGCCTGGCCGAGACATTCGGGATGGAAGTGGTCGCCGAGGGCGTCGAGCACCAGTGGCAGGCCACCCGGCTGTTCTCGATGGGCTGTGGGTTGGGCCAGGGGTACTTCTTCGACCGGCCACTGAGCATCGACGCACTGGAGGCACGCGTCTCTAGGCCCCCGCTGCAGCGCCGCCCCCTGGTCTCGGCATCCCTCGTGCCAGCCCTGCCCGCCACCGCCTGA